The Panicum hallii strain FIL2 chromosome 9, PHallii_v3.1, whole genome shotgun sequence genome has a window encoding:
- the LOC112876208 gene encoding proline-rich protein 2-like: MGPVPRRLLAGVAAVLLVAILAHAAEPEMAFMVVGLAKCADCTRKNMKAEAAFNGLKVVVKCKNADGVFETKALGEVDRSGAFSVPLTADILREDGELKQDCFAQLHSATNQPCPGQEPSWIVRPSSDDDKKKTFVAVPGKMHYSSKECASAFLCDHFHKKHLFHKKPIMMPHFHNKPAPEHKPPTSVPVYHAPVPEYKPPTPVPVYHSPVPEYKPPTPAHSHPTPIYHRPADQKTQNPETDPEKFKKLLPFIKKNPFFFPKFPKFPPGEEEIKV, from the exons ATGGGGCCTGTGCCTCGCCGTCTGCTTGCGGGCGTCGCTGCCGTCCTGCTAGTGGCAATACTAGCCCATGCTGCAGAGCCCGAGATGGCCTTCATGGTCGTCGGCTTGGCCAAGTGCGCCGACTGCACCAGGAAGAACATGAAAGCTGAGGCAGCATTCAACG GCCTAAAAGTGGTTGTCAAGTGCAAGAATGCCGACGGCGTGTTCGAGACCAAGGCCCTCGGCGAGGTTGACAGGTCCGGCGCCTTCAGCGTCCCGCTCACAGCGGATATCCTCCGCGAGGACGGCGAGCTGAAGCAGGACTGCTTCGCGCAGCTCCACAGCGCCACCAACCAGCCATGCCCCGGACAGGAGCCGTCCTGGATCGTCCGGCCGTCCAGCGACGATGACAAGAAGAAGACCTTCGTCGCAGTCCCCGGCAAGATGCACTACTCATCAAAAGAATGCGCCTCCGCGTTCCTCTGCGACCATTTTCACAAGAAGCACCTCTTCCACAAGAAGCCCATCATGATGCCACACTTCCACAACAAGCCCGCGCCCGAGCACAAGCCGCCGACGTCCGTGCCAGTGTACCACGCGCCCGTGCCGGAGTACAAGCCGCCAACGCCCGTTCCGGTGTACCACTCTCCCGTGCCGGAGTACAAGCCACCCACTCCGGCGCACTCCCACCCGACGCCGATCTACCATCGTCCTGCCGACCAGAAGACCCAGAACCCCGAGACGGACCCTGAGAAGTTCAAGAAGCTCCTCCCCTTCATCAAGAAGaaccctttcttcttccccaagTTCCCCAAGTTCCCTCCTGGCGAGGAGGAGATCAAGGTTTAG
- the LOC112872958 gene encoding uncharacterized protein LOC112872958: MIRRDAKFKTKTPNQLLGEILHQELVERDVAKSLCHKVNKNVASNASSSDKVESSPKDLKTKKEDSSDEGSTDEEMALVLRNFKKFMKEKYYKKGGDNKKRSSQIRCYECKEVGHYIADCPQLKNKEKEEKRYKEKSKDNIKLT; encoded by the coding sequence ATGATTAGAAGAGATGCAAAATTCAAGACTAAGACACCCAATCAACTTCTTGGTGAAATTCTCCATCAAGAGTTGGTTGAGAGGGATGTGGCCAAGTCACTTTGCCACAAAGTGAACAAGAATGTAGCATCCAATGCTAGCTCAAGTGACAAGGTCGAATCAAGTCCCAAAGATCTCAAGACAAAgaaggaagattcaagtgatgaaggTTCCACTGATGAAGAAATGGCATTGGTcttgagaaacttcaagaagttcatgaaggagaAATACTACAAGAAAGGTGGTGATAACAAGAAGAGGTCATCACAAATAAGATGCTATGAGTGCAAGGAAGTGGGCCATTACATTGCCGATTGCCCACAGTTGAAGaacaaagaaaaggaggagaagaggtacaaggagaagagcaaggacAACATAAAGCTTACATGA